The Salmo trutta chromosome 27, fSalTru1.1, whole genome shotgun sequence genome includes the window GCAATATTTGACCACCTTTCCGGAATTATGACTGACACAAAGTAATAACGGCCATTTATATTACAAACACCTGAGCCTTATTGGTAAAATATCCCCTGTGCTATCTAACAacatacagtggggtctgaaattattgacactgttgataaagatgagaaaaaGTTACTGTATAAAATACGTCAATCAAATACCGAGCTTTATTGTATGCTaaaaaaaattgggaaattattttattttatactaatacaattgttcagagagatttttttcaaaatattttttttaatagtaAAAAATAATTCTCAAAAAGGTAAgagtcaaaattattgacacccctgttttcaatacttttCAATGCCTCACTATGCGAGGATAACGGcattgagcctttttctaaaatgttttatgagttggagaacacattgggagggatcttagaccattatTCCATACAGAATCCTGCCAGAttcttgatatccttcgtctgtgcTCATGGACTGCagtcttcaattcaaaccacaggttttcaatgggtttcaggtctgaagactgagatggccattgtaaaatgttgtttttgtggccaataaaccatttctttgtggattttgatgtgtgcttgtggttgttgtcttgctggaagatccacgtGGGGCTAAGTTTTAGGCTCctggcaaccaggtttttggctaaaatatcctagtactgggtaaagttcattatgccgttgaccttaacaacgACTCCAGGGCAAGGGGAAGCAAAATAGcaccataacatcaaagatccaccaccctATTTTACAGTAGGTACAATATGGGGTGCTTTTCTGCTACTCAATTCTCATTTTGACCCAAAACCCTGGTGTGCATGGCCACCAGGGTTTCAtttcatccaacaaatgtaaacgcctggagtttgctaaacagcattggcacttggattggaaacAGTGCTTTGGCCACGCACATCAGTGGTAGGTTTGGCGTCAAAATGAGAACGCATGAGCAGAAAAGAGCCCCATACCtgctgtaaaatatggtggtgaatCTTTGATGAACCTGGTTACCTCTGCCAGGAGGGTGAAAATTGGCCGCATGTGAATCTTCAAGCAAGACtacaaccccaagcacacataaaATATCCCCAAATaaatggttaattggccacaaaatccAAATTTTACAATGACCATCTTAGTCTCGACACTTGAAACGCATTGAAAGCcagtggtttgaattgaagagggcagtccataagtgcagacaaaggatatcaaggatctgaaaagattctgtatggaggaatggtctcaaATCCCTCACAATGTGTTcgccaactcataaaacattttagaaaaatgcCATTATCCTCGCCATGgtaggtattgaaaggtattaaaaacaggggtgtcaatccCCTAACTTTTTGAGAAAAATAAATATTACttattaaacaaaatctctttatctgagcaattgtattagtatatataaatacaatttcccccaaaaatgtgcatacaatatagctcagtatttaaaaaaaaaatgtatacagaaATCTTGGCTCATTTAtcagggtgtcaataatttcagaccccactgtatataattGGAGCAGAATGAACTAAAATCGAAtggtaaataaatacatgtgattgtGAGGGAGAACAGGAGCCCTGAACAATGTGCAAGGAATCTGGATAAACAGTGTCACCTCCAACAGAGAGGGTTGTTTCTTCTTATTGTGGGCCATGAATGAGGAGAAGAGGCCCTTGGTTAAGAAGATTATACCCCGACCCCACCCGTTCGTTTAATCAACATGCCCTTTCAGCTCTGCCAACAATACAAAACATGTCTAAAACGTCCCCCTCTCGCTCCCATGGCATACCTCTCTTATGTTGTAACAGGCTGGGCTACAACTTAACCACAAGTAATTAAAAGGCAGATATTTTGCTTTATATGGTTTGGTTGGATTTATGCCATCATACCAGACAGTTGTATGAAATTGAATATCAGAAGAATGTTGGTGTCCAATTCAAAAGTATCACTATCATTCTGCCATACTCTATGCTCATCTTCCTATTTGAGACTTCATTAACAAAAAACATTTActtaaatcattttataaaatagcTAATACGTTTTCCATTCATTTAAACTTATCAATATTCCAACAAGGACCCAAGGAGCTTTCTTTTTTCACCCTGTGCTTCTTTCATCCACAGTTAAATATGTAAATAAAATGTCTAAAGTCATTCTTCAAAAGGGAACAAAAGGAAAAAGGGAGCTGAGGGAAAAGACAGCCAGAAAATTCCTCCAATTCTCCATAACATTAGCCAGAGGGGGGCCAGCTTCTAGCCAGAGCCTAGCAGCAGGGGAGCCAGCTCGCTCCATAGAATCACACATCTTAAAtcccacacacaaaaaaataaaatatcttTTCAGCTCCAGCCATCAAAGGGCCCCTTTCACTTTATTAGTTACAGAATTATCTCACAGTTGCTGATTTCTCAGAGATGGAACTGCAATGCACTGCTTGTTTTATAGAGTTGTTGTGGTTGGAAAGATTGAGATAAAGTTGattgtgcatgcgtgcgtgcgtgcgtgcatactGGGGTGGGGGAGAATCTATGAaaaagagaagggggagggaggtagacagGAAAAAGACAGAAATCACACAGTAGTAGCTAGATAAAGATGATATAGATTGAACACTGATTCCTCCCCTTTGCTTCACATTTTCAAAGGCATATCATCATGACCAGCAAAACAATCATGAGAAGAAAGAAGAGAGCAAGAATAAAGATGCCTGAATTACAACAAACCAGTAGACTGTGTATTCTTATTAGGCTATGTGACAATGTTATCTTGTATGTTTCATTAAACAAGCCCAGATGGATAATAAGAGTGGATGTCTGCTTTAAAAATATGTCCTAAACTCAGATGTTCAGTAAACGGAGATCACAATTGCTTTGTCCCTGTGAATGCAATGCTATCTCTCCACATTAAAGTTGTCATCTTTTTAGACTATTAAGTATTGGTTACACAGTAAAAGTCCTTCTGAATGGGAGCGATTTATCAGGCATATCAGCTGTTGTCCTTGTAGGAGTTATTGTGACTGaggaggtacagtgagggaaaaaagtatttgatcccctgctgattttgtacgtttgcccactgacaaagaaattatcagtctataattttaatggtaggtttatttgaacagtgagagacagaataacaacaaaataatccagaaaaacgcatgtcaaaaatgttataaattgatttgcattttaatgagggaaataagtatttgacccctctgcaaaacatgacttagtacttgatggcaaaacccttgttggcaatcacagaggtcagacgtttcttgtagttggccaccaggtttgcacacatctcaggagggattttgtcccactcctctttgcagatcttctccaagccattaaggtttcaaggctgacatttggcaactcgaaccttcagctccctccacagattttctatgggattaaggtctggagactggctaggccactccaggaccttaatgtgcttcttcttgagccactcctttgttgccttggccgtgtgttttgggtcattgtcatgctggaatacccatccacgacccattttcaatgccctggctgagggaaggaggttctcactcaagatttgacagtacatggccccgtccatcgtccttttgatgcggtgaagttgtcctgtccccttagcagaaaaacacccccaaagcataatgtttccacctccatgtttgacggtggagatggtgttcttggggtcataggcagcattcctccacctccaaacacgacgagttgagttgatgtcaaatagctccattttggtctcatctaaccacaacacttttcccagttgtcctctgagtcattcagatgttcattggcaaacttcagacgggcatgtatacgtgctttcttgagcagggggaccttgcgggcgctgcaggatttcagtccttcacagcgtagtgtgttaccaattgttttcttggtgactatggtcccagctgccttgagatcattgacaagatcctcccgtgtagttctgggctgattcctcaccattctcatgatcattgcaactccacgaagtgagatcttgcatggagccccaggccgagggagattgacagttcttttgtgtttcttacatttgcgaataatcgcaccaactgttgtccccttctcaccaagctgcttagcgatggtcttgtagcccattccagccttgtgtaggtctacaatcttgtccctgacatccttggagagctctttggtcttggccatggtggagagtttggaatctgattgattgattgcttctgtggactggtgtcttttaaacaggtaacaagctgagagtgcttctaatctcagcttgttacctgtataaaagacacctgggagccagaaatctttctgattgagagggggtcaaatacgtatttccctcattaaaatgcaaatcaatttataacatttttgacatgcgtttttctggatttttttgttgttattctgtctctcactgtccaaataaacctaccattaaaattatagactgataatttctttgtcagtgggcaaacgtacaaaatcagcaggggatcaaatacttttttccctcactgtattaaaTAAAAGTATTATAGATTCACATGTGTTGAGAAGAGGAGGACGTGTCCAGATCAGACACAGGCAAATGAAGTAACCATAGTTAGACGAGTAGAACCAGCTAACCTGTAGGTGGCACATAAGAAAGAGGGTATTATGTGTCCATAATGAAGTGTATTCAAAACCTGTATTTATGTTCCTGCTCCGTCCAGACATTGCGCACCAACAGCTGAAATGCCACCAGTGAGATATGCAGTGCTAAACCATTTAGTCACGCTGGTGCCATGTTTCTCCTCTTGCCcgaacacatttttttaaaagcaCTGTTTACTTGTGATCTGGATTTCACCCTAGGTGGAAACCATGGGCAGACGAGGGTATAAATCTCCCAACTAAAGACTTTCACAAGGTAATGTGAGTTGAGCTATGAGGGATCTGGTGTCACAAACACTCTGGAGGGGCCCTCCATATCCTTCTCTCCCTGTCATGCCACCCTGCTGCAGAGGCCCTCGCCTCAACCATGGATCCATGCTAGACTACATGTGGTTCACTTTGAGGTCCATATCACCGCAGTAGGAACCACTCTCCCAAACTAGCAGCACTGTCATAGTAGAATAGTCATAATCAGCGAGAAACATTAAGGAAATCTAAAATGTCTTCAAGGGCATATCCAACGGACATGGTTTCTCTATCATGTACAGTTACATGCCATAGGGGATTGCATGTAGTGATTGTAGTGGGTGTGAGAACAGGTGCTGAGATAATGCTAAGCTAATACTGTTCCATCCAGGATCATAATAGCCCCCCCCCTTTATTACCACAGACAGAGATGAGTAGCCTACATTGACTTCATAATCAGTTAATTAAAAAAAGAGACATCGAAACTGAACTGAACCCAACAAAATCTCTTCTGAGATAACTTTAACGGGAGACATCATTAAAGCCTTACCAGACAGACTCTTCCCATCACTGCCTGTCTGAAACTAaaacagacaaagagacaaaTAACAGCCACCCTACGCTAATCATTGGCACTATGACACTACCAGAAGATGACTGCTGGGGTTAGGCCTGAACTGTGGTATGCACTGACAGCTCCTAGTGGTAACCCAGGCCTCTCCTCAGTGCCAAGATCAGATGCAGATGATGAATCAACTCCAACAAGACTGAAATGGCTTTGTATCAGTGTTTCTCCTTCAGGCGCTTTCCTTTCGTCATAATCCACCCATTTACAATTGAGAACTAAGATGTTCTCATAGGTCATTATAGAATGGTTATAACCGATTTTCAGACATCCTCTTTTATTGAAAGAATAAACAGTATCATTTtgtgaaataaatgtgaaaaCAATCAGTTTTGTTATGATAGGATTTTCTTACAGAAAGAAGACTGATTTAAAATCAATCATGATGTAAAAGCTCTAGGcctgtatatggggcagcaggtagcttagtggttagtgttggactagtaaccgaaaggttgttagatcaaatccctgagctgacaaggtaaaaatctgttgttcttcacctgaacaaggcagttaacccactgttcctgggctgtcattgaaaataagaatttgttcttaactgacttgtctagttaaataaaggttcaaatgaAATGTTGATTATAAACACAGGAGAAAACCTTGAAACATTCTAGCATTTGTGTAAAGAAAAATAACTATAGGTCCAACTGTGTGCTAATGGGTTTGAAAGTATCTTATAAAATGTTTTATGGTGGATTGTGTGTCTGGTAAAATGTATGAGGGCTGGAAATTAAGTGTTGTGAATGATTGAATAGTAAATTGTGAAAAGGTTCCTACTTGGTTTGGAGAGAACAGGTCTGTTCAATGGAAGGTTGTGAGCAGCTTTTTGACTAGATTGGTCAAGTGGAAATATTACTGCactttgtgtgtctgtctcttttAAATGGACATACATGTGCAGACATTAAAGGCAGCAAAGATCCCTGAGGACTAATGTGAATATTTACATGTATGCCTGAAGGTGGGTATATGGAGAAATTATAAATAGATGTCTGAGTCACTGAAAGCCTACTTAATGCTAAACATGGAGTTCATTATAAGTACCTCCTGAGCATAAGTCCCTTGTATACTGAATATGGAATTGACTGTAGTTCAAATTCCACACAAAACACTATAATCTATTCCTGAAACAATAACGAATGGGCTATTCGGTGATGAAATGGGGATCTCCATTGCCTACATCAGGTCATAGCCTATAATTATGTTGGAAATAGAAGGAAAACATTATTCACATTGTATAGGCTAGTGGTTGATTTAGTGGTTTTTAACTTGTTGCTTTTTGTCAACATGTTAACGCACTACCCGACTCACAAAAGAGTTAAGGGGAATTGAGAGAGAAAAACTCTTCTCAGCCTCATTctattttcccacaatgcacggACCGTGAAAATTGTCAGTTGTAGCAAAGAAAAGAACACGTCTATCTCGATTGGAAAGATACAGAAAGCCAATTGGTTTCTCTTTGGGTATGTTTGGTGTCTGCATATACCTGCGCTGGAACGTGCTAAATTCTGACACTTTTCTATCTAAAGTTTTAGTCGGAAATGGGGCAAATGGCCAATGAGTAGTTTGCTGCGAACAAGCTCTAAAATGCTGTGATGGTTGGTCTACTCTACAGGCTGTTCCGCACCATTTGAAAAAAAATCACCGTGTCAGTTTCATCTTTCTTATGCAAAGTAGCTGTCTTTGAAGGCGGATCTTTTGGCAGGTTAGCCCAGGACAGTGGCAACGACAAGCTCAAACGAGAAGTGCCACCAACCAGTCCAAGCTGAATAGCTCTGTCTCTGGAGTGGTTAGTTAGGAATAGACCTCAACTCTGTTTTAGTTAATAAGGTTACTACACCGTTTGCGTAGATTTATCGTACGTACTTAGCCTACTCAAACGCCGTGCAAGAGGAAGAGCAATTTAGTTGAGTTGGTAAATGACAGACTGGTTCCATTCGTGCTGCAGGACCTGATTTTAATGTCTATgtgcaggacagagacaggaggatTCCGTCCTGACGTTGTTGAAACAGGAGTACTGTCCCTTAACGCACTTTTAGAAGCGCTGGAACGTTTGTTTGGATCGGAACACTTTTATCCAATCAGAAAAAGAACCAAGGCAGACAGAAAAATAAATTGTGCCACGGACTAACCGCAAATGCATTTAATCTCTTAACATGTTGGGTTTTTCTGGAACAAATTGATACACTTCCAGGCATGGACATTATGGTAAGCGACCATTATTTTAAAAGAAAACGATTTACACTTTTTTGGAATTGTCTCTGGAGTTAAATTGTAATCGAAGGAATTAGACTACACGTAAAAAGGGGAAACAATGGTCTTTTCATAGACAATTGTGAGTTTTCATCCACAGTTTTGCACCTTCATAAAAAAAATAAGCTACACAAAGATTTTTAGTAGGCCTTTCCTGTATTGACGCAACTTCTGTTTTATCGTAAGTGACATTTTATATGACATTTTTTTGCCACTGAAAGGTTCAAAGAGGAGAGACTATGCATTCCACTGCTAAACTGAGCCTTATCAATGTGCTACTGGTCTGTCTGAGTGGTGACTGCTCAGCCATTAGCTCCATAGACCCAGACCGGCCGGGTGAAGGGAGATGTCAACAGATTGTCATCCCTCTATGTAAGGACATTGGCTACAACATGACAAGGATGCCCAATCTGATGGGCCATGAGGACCAGAATGAAGCAGCCATCAAGCTACATGAGTTTGCCCCTCTCATAGGGTTTGGATGCCACACTCACCTCAAGTTTTTTCTCTGTTCGCTGTATGCACCTATGTGCACGGAGCAGGTATCCACCCCAATCCCTGCCTGCAGAGTGATGTGTGAGCAGGCCAGGCAAAAGTGCTCCCCTATCATGGAGCAGTTCAATTTCCGCTGGCCTGACTCCCTGGACTGCTCCAGACTACCTACTAAAAATGACCCCAACAATCTCTGCATGGAGGCCCCCAACAACGGCTCAGACGAGCCCCCCAAAAGCTCCCACACCCAGCGTCCTGACTTCAGGCTTCAGCGGCCAATGAAGGAGACGGAGAGCAAGGAGACCTGTAGTAACCCAGGCAAGTTCCACTATGTGCAGAAGAGTGAGTCCTGCGCCCCCAAGTGCTACCCCAAAGTGGATGTGTACTGGAGTCAGGGAGATAAGCAGTTCTCTCTGGTGTGGATGGCTATCTGGTCCATCCTCTGCTTCATCTCCAGCTCATTCACTGTCCTCACCTTCCTCATCGACCCCCAGCGATTTAAATACCCCGAGAGGCCTATCATCTTCCTCTCCATGTCCTACTGTGTCTACTCTGTAGGCTACCTGATCCGTCTGTTTGTGGGGGCAGACAGTATCGCCTGTGACCGGGATAGTGGGGTCCAGTACATCATCCAGGAGGGACTGGAAAGCACGGGCTGCACCATCGTCTTCCTCATTCTCTACTACTTCGGCATGGCCAGCTCCCTCTGGTGGGTCATCCTCACACTCACCTGGTTCCTGGCTGCAGGGAAGAAGTGGGGCCACGAGGCCATCGAGGCCAACAGCAGCTACTTCCACCTGGCGGCCTGGGCCATCCCGGCCATCAAGACCATCATGATCCTGGTGATGAGGAAGGTGGCGGGGGACGAGCTGACGGGGGTGTGCTACGTGGGCAGCATGGACGTGAAAGCTCTCACAGGCTTCGTGCTCATCCCACTCTCCTGCTACCTCATCATCGGCACCTCCTTCCTGCTGTCGGGCTTCGTGGCCCTGTTCCACATCCGCAAGATCATGAAGACGGAGGGGGAGAACACGGATAAACTGGAGAAGCTGATGGTACGGATCGGAGTGTTCTCGGTCCTCTACACTGTACCTGCCACCTGCGTTATCGCCTGCTACTTCTACGAGAGGCTCAACATGGACTACTGGAGGAGCCTGGCCGTGGAGCAGAAGTGTGTTGATAGCAGCAGGAACAATGCAGAGTCTGAAGAGTGTGGTATGAAGAGCTCCATCCCGGCCGTGGAGATCTTCATGGTTAAGATCTTCATGCTGCTAGTGGTGGGCATCACGAGTGGCATGTGGATCTGGAcctcaaaaacactgcagtcgTGGCAGAATGTGTTTAGCAGGAAGCTGAAGAAGAGGACTAGGAGGAAGGCTGCCAGTGTGTTCACAAGCAGTGGGCCTTACATCAAGCCTCACCCAGCACTCAAGGCGCACAACACAAAGTATGAGCCTACCAGGCCCCCTCCTACATGCGTATGAGCTGGCGCTCTCACAGACAGTCTGCGAAACCAAAATCCTTCTAAAGCCCTTACCTAAAACATACTTTTTAATCAGAGTGCCAACAAGAGACAACAATGTTCATATTtattttaagtattttttttgttATCTTGATCCATCTCAAGCGACAAGGACAGCCTTTGTTTAAAGTATCTGCTACTCCTGGAACCACTTATCCATTTAAGAACATGATAGaggaaaaaaacgttttgtttccaAGACAAAGAAATTGGAATAAACCATTTGGATGTGCAATAGATGTTTTCCTTAGTGGCAAAAAAGACAGTACTGTAGAAACAGATTAAAGACAATGAAAAGACTCTGACAAAGGGAGTGAATGGTCTGGGAGATCGAGGCCCTTTAGTGTTGCGTTGTGTGGCTTTTTAATGGAAATCAAGGCAGTGTCACATGTTTGGACTGAAGTGAGAAAGCAGCTGTTGAAAAGGGCTCAGGATTGCATGGATTGCCTAGTGTGACACAAAATCATGCCACAAATAAATCAACAAGCACTGGACATCACAAAAGTTACTATTTGTACAGACAGTTTTCCTGTTGTTGTATCTTTGCTGTTTTATAGCACAAGGGACCATTTGTATATATTTCTGGAAGTtcatattttataaaaaaaataataaaacattccAGTTTTAAATGTCCTAAACTGGAACTGTATATTATAACTGTGTGGGTTTAATATGTCATGTGAATGAGTTCACAATGGGTTTTACAAAAAGCACATTTCTCAATTACATTATTACATTGGACATTTGAAGATAGTCATCACTAACCATTGATGTGAAGGTATGGAATATTTCAATCATCCACTGTagtctgagcgtgtgtgtgtgtgtgagagagagagagcgcgtgtaGCCGTGCACACACTTGACTTACAGTAGCTCTCTTTTGAGAGGTTTATGCTTTTAATTACATAGACAAATTGGTGTTTGATGTTAGCCTTATGAATACTCAGACTTCTGTTGATACCTGATAGAATGGAGTGCGCTCTCAATGAAGTACATACAGGATGAAGAAACAATGGCATCTGTACACGTCTGTTTTAATTGTTGAAAAGGAAAGCATCATGGGTAATCCAGAGCCCGCTCCCTCCATAGCGCATTTATTAGAGATGACTAATAGAAAAAAGTTTGATGACATCAAAGAGATTATGAACAAAGCACTTTTATATTATTGTAGAGTCAAGCATTTTTGAAAGCAAGGCTTTCATATTCCACTCCTATTAAAATGTTTCTGTTCACTTCCATGTTTCATACATCAGCTATAAGGAAACAAAGGCTTttaagtttgttttgtttttggttCACAGTTTTTCCGTTTATTTGTAACATATGAAATCAGACAATTTTTATCTAGAGCCTTCGATTTATTTCATTGCAAGAAAAAAGGTGCTAAAATCGAAGACTAGATAAAAAGTGCCTGATTTCATGTTAGAAATAAACGAAAAAACTGaaccaaaaacaaaacaaatgtaatatgcAAATAAGGGTCTGATATGATCATCTCacaaataacctctcactcaaagaaCTAACTTAAGTCAGGCTTTGATTATGTTTCTGAGATAATCAGTCCACTGCTTTTAATGTTTTTTCTCGAATTACAGCTCTGACTTCTTTAGGCCTATAGATGAACATCTATGCAGTTAAGTTCAGATAATGATTTTGTTTTTGTGCTATTTTGTCAGGCCACTGATTCAGTCACG containing:
- the LOC115164603 gene encoding frizzled-10; amino-acid sequence: MDIMVQRGETMHSTAKLSLINVLLVCLSGDCSAISSIDPDRPGEGRCQQIVIPLCKDIGYNMTRMPNLMGHEDQNEAAIKLHEFAPLIGFGCHTHLKFFLCSLYAPMCTEQVSTPIPACRVMCEQARQKCSPIMEQFNFRWPDSLDCSRLPTKNDPNNLCMEAPNNGSDEPPKSSHTQRPDFRLQRPMKETESKETCSNPGKFHYVQKSESCAPKCYPKVDVYWSQGDKQFSLVWMAIWSILCFISSSFTVLTFLIDPQRFKYPERPIIFLSMSYCVYSVGYLIRLFVGADSIACDRDSGVQYIIQEGLESTGCTIVFLILYYFGMASSLWWVILTLTWFLAAGKKWGHEAIEANSSYFHLAAWAIPAIKTIMILVMRKVAGDELTGVCYVGSMDVKALTGFVLIPLSCYLIIGTSFLLSGFVALFHIRKIMKTEGENTDKLEKLMVRIGVFSVLYTVPATCVIACYFYERLNMDYWRSLAVEQKCVDSSRNNAESEECGMKSSIPAVEIFMVKIFMLLVVGITSGMWIWTSKTLQSWQNVFSRKLKKRTRRKAASVFTSSGPYIKPHPALKAHNTKYEPTRPPPTCV